A single genomic interval of Arachis duranensis cultivar V14167 chromosome 7, aradu.V14167.gnm2.J7QH, whole genome shotgun sequence harbors:
- the LOC107459363 gene encoding ribosome biogenesis regulatory protein homolog: protein MEVENQEPKHLEVDLGHLMATDLHHVFPSDPTPSREDLISQCLQKGTELVQAIADSLFTLPSTEDVDGPLVKLPPPLTKLPRQKPLPKPKPPTKWEQFAKKKGIQKRKKDKIAYDEQTGTWKRTYGYDRANDEDAVPIIEAKPNDDPEEDPFAKRKENKKKRVEKQENNRLQNLKQAAKFGALPSHVQLAATALPITGTQAAPKKVTKDELGNIAGTVATSTASGGKFDKRLAGEKPAQHKGKYRKFLPVVEGKGIGSQEKEQTEKILNKIMSKHSHDILNVDKAVSMHTVKKEKKRRFEKAKASATDSKLKTQKKSFKKGSFKKGKAKGK, encoded by the exons ATGGAGGTAGAGAATCAAGAACCGAAGCACTTGGAGGTAGACCTGGGCCACCTTATGGCCACGGACCTTCATCACGTGTTTCCTTCTGACCCTACTCCTTCAAGGGAAGACCTAATCAGCCAGTGTCTCCAGAAAGGCACTGAGTTGGTTCAAGCCATCGCCGATTCCCTCTTCACCCTGCCTTCCACCGAAGACGTCGACGGTCCCCTCGTCAAGTTGCCTCCCCCACTCACCAAATTGCCCAGACAGAAACCG CTGCCTAAGCCCAAACCTCCTACCAAGTGGGAGCAATTTGCCAAAAAGAAAG GAATACAGAAGCGAAAGAAAGACAAAATTGCATATGACGAACAAACTGGAACCTGGAAACGTACATATGGATATGATCGTGCGAATGatgaagatgctgtgcctaTTATTGAGGCAAAACCCAATGATG ATCCAGAAGAGGACCCTTTtgccaaaagaaaggaaaacaagaagaaaagagttgaaaaacAGGAGAATAACAGACTGCAGAACTTGAAACAAGCTGCCAAATTTGGTGCTCTGCCAAG CCATGTTCAATTGGCTGCTACAGCTTTGCCTATAACAGGAACACAGGCAGCACCTAAGAAAGTAACTAAGGATGAATTAGGTAACATAGCTGGAACTGTAGCAACTTCAACAGCCAGTGGTGGCAAATTCGACAAAAGGTTGGCTGGTGAAAAGCCTGCTCAGCATAAAGGAAAATATCGAAAG TTCCTGCCAGTTGTGGAAGGAAAAGGGATAGGATCGCAGGAGAAGGAGCAAAccgaaaaaatattgaataagaTTATGTCAAAGCATTCCCATGATATACTCAACGTTGACAAG GCTGTCTCGATGCACACggtgaaaaaagagaaaaaacgaAGGTTTGAGAAAGCAAAGGCTTCAGCTACGGACAGCAAATTGAAAACGCAGAAAAAGTCTTTTAAAAAGGGAAGTtttaagaaagggaaagcaaaagGAAAGTAG